The Chryseobacterium indicum genome includes a window with the following:
- a CDS encoding HlyD family secretion protein, producing MKNFIKNYWAVCIPIVVLVIALIYLLQNKSSESSSKDAVIGMVDAEFVDVSASLPGRVLELLVKEGDDVKEGQIIAQMKTSEIESIQSQVSEAVKIAQNQLDKVNRGVEPEVLKSAENLQQIAKQQMDLMSKTYSRFQNLYAEGVVSGQERDVIYFKYKAAQKELETANLNVQLLKRGNNEELKNSAQSVLNQAKSADELTQEIKDNASIKAPASGIISTVIAKKGEMVNAGYPMMTIQKDQSFFVKFNLRQNQMTKINKGSLVTMKVPGCTPEKVQGRVAELAPALGYADWVPEKQNGEFELRTFQIKVRPENAGSIKGLRSGMTAQLIFQ from the coding sequence ATGAAAAATTTTATAAAAAATTACTGGGCAGTATGTATTCCAATTGTTGTATTAGTCATCGCGCTGATTTATCTTCTTCAGAACAAATCTTCCGAAAGCAGCAGCAAAGATGCGGTTATAGGAATGGTAGACGCTGAATTTGTAGACGTTTCGGCTTCACTTCCGGGTAGAGTTTTGGAGCTTTTGGTAAAGGAAGGCGATGATGTAAAGGAAGGACAGATCATTGCACAGATGAAAACCTCCGAGATTGAAAGCATACAGTCTCAGGTTTCAGAAGCGGTGAAAATTGCACAGAATCAACTGGATAAAGTGAATCGCGGAGTAGAACCGGAAGTATTGAAATCAGCCGAGAATTTACAGCAGATTGCGAAACAGCAGATGGATCTGATGTCTAAAACGTACAGCCGTTTTCAGAATCTGTATGCTGAAGGAGTGGTCTCCGGACAGGAACGAGATGTTATTTATTTCAAATACAAAGCAGCCCAGAAAGAACTGGAAACAGCTAATCTTAATGTTCAGCTTTTGAAAAGAGGAAACAATGAAGAGCTTAAAAACTCGGCACAGTCGGTTTTAAATCAGGCAAAAAGTGCAGATGAACTTACGCAGGAAATAAAAGACAATGCTTCTATAAAAGCACCTGCTTCCGGAATTATTTCTACGGTAATTGCCAAAAAAGGAGAAATGGTAAATGCGGGGTATCCGATGATGACAATTCAGAAAGATCAGTCTTTTTTTGTCAAATTTAATCTTCGCCAGAATCAGATGACGAAAATAAATAAAGGAAGTCTGGTGACCATGAAAGTTCCCGGCTGTACGCCTGAAAAAGTTCAGGGAAGAGTGGCAGAACTGGCTCCGGCTTTAGGCTATGCAGACTGGGTTCCGGAAAAGCAGAACGGAGAATTTGAACTCAGAACGTTTCAGATCAAAGTAAGACCGGAAAACGCAGGTTCCATCAAAGGACTTCGTTCAGGAATGACGGCACAGCTTATTTTTCAATAA
- a CDS encoding ABC transporter permease, giving the protein MKTISQIIIREWKRIFSIPNFYVVLLVIPPIIFLFYGLIYQKQFAKELPMAVWDEDQSSVSRQLTDMMDHSDLIHITQKVSSNTEIEKLMKEGKIFGAVHFPKNLESDVKKNHQSNITLYTNGAYLVPAKMIYKGAAEVIIKGGLAVVLQKAEKQGMPAEQATALVQPIKLNTTTLYNPDFNYQMYLTPGLITVGLQMALVVASVLILNLEFKRNTIDELLKISASSSQIVVGKTLAHLCISWILFVLVAYIVFPVFELGKPQTDFNFFLIYTLMSLACIGIGMMLSAISNNLLFVTDVALFFTSPAFVFSGFTFPRWAMPWYDQFYADIMPYTHFLDGFIKLYFMELPLSYAMPEIFKLLIFIGVTFPLSIVFFQRKINNYLKEKSV; this is encoded by the coding sequence TTGAAAACAATCAGCCAGATTATCATTCGGGAGTGGAAACGGATTTTTTCGATTCCGAATTTTTATGTGGTTTTACTGGTCATTCCACCCATAATATTTCTTTTTTACGGATTAATTTACCAGAAGCAGTTTGCAAAAGAACTTCCGATGGCAGTTTGGGATGAAGATCAGTCTTCTGTTTCCAGACAGCTTACGGATATGATGGATCACAGCGATCTTATTCATATTACACAAAAGGTTTCAAGCAATACGGAAATAGAAAAGTTAATGAAAGAGGGAAAGATTTTCGGAGCTGTACATTTTCCTAAAAATCTGGAGTCGGATGTTAAAAAAAATCATCAGTCAAACATTACTTTGTATACCAACGGAGCGTATCTGGTTCCTGCAAAAATGATTTATAAAGGAGCCGCCGAAGTCATTATAAAAGGTGGTCTTGCCGTAGTTCTCCAGAAAGCAGAAAAGCAGGGAATGCCTGCTGAACAGGCAACAGCTTTGGTTCAGCCGATAAAACTGAATACCACAACGCTCTACAATCCGGATTTTAATTATCAGATGTATTTAACGCCCGGACTGATTACGGTTGGTCTTCAAATGGCTTTGGTCGTAGCTTCTGTTTTAATTTTAAATCTTGAATTTAAACGGAATACAATTGATGAACTGTTAAAAATTTCCGCTTCTTCCTCACAGATCGTAGTCGGAAAAACACTTGCTCATCTTTGCATTTCATGGATTCTCTTTGTATTGGTTGCTTACATTGTATTTCCTGTTTTTGAACTGGGAAAACCGCAGACCGATTTCAATTTTTTCCTGATCTATACTTTAATGTCTTTAGCCTGCATCGGCATCGGAATGATGCTTTCCGCAATATCCAATAATCTGCTATTTGTAACCGATGTGGCTTTGTTTTTTACTTCTCCGGCTTTTGTTTTCAGCGGTTTTACATTTCCGCGCTGGGCGATGCCTTGGTACGATCAGTTTTATGCAGACATTATGCCTTATACCCACTTTCTGGATGGTTTTATTAAGCTTTATTTCATGGAGCTTCCTTTATCATATGCAATGCCTGAGATTTTTAAACTGCTGATTTTTATCGGAGTAACATTTCCTTTAAGCATTGTGTTTTTTCAGAGAAAAATTAATAACTATCTTAAAGAAAAGAGCGTATGA
- a CDS encoding ABC transporter permease yields the protein MKEIIEIFKRELRNVSKDSSLFLILLLAPILYAFMYGSIYLNKGEEKVKLALIDDDGTSISRTLTQQFNSTSMIEIVPASNIAEGQEKMYQGEVQGYFYIQSGFERNILSQKQANVNMVLNASRFLPSSDLLSTATKVCLTVGAGVRKTYFNKQGMGKDESMKMTNPINMDYRPLYNASMTYGGFLLPGLLAIILQQTLLIGVAAAFTSEREENKLLNLYEVSKQSISKMIFGKSILYFFAFMIFGLFFAVVNFSVFGVEIRGNAIDLAVIFALFISTIIVFGMLIGSFFKTKLFAFQVLVFSSYPIFLITGYSMPYQALPKFVQFLSDALPTSPFLKTFISIVQSGGSLSDNLPSVIHLIILWIIFEGLLILRIKYLVSSSITENKNRE from the coding sequence ATGAAGGAGATCATTGAAATATTTAAAAGAGAGCTTCGGAATGTTTCGAAAGATTCGAGTCTGTTTCTGATTTTGCTTCTCGCTCCGATTCTGTACGCATTTATGTATGGAAGTATTTATTTAAACAAAGGTGAAGAAAAGGTAAAACTGGCGTTAATTGATGATGACGGAACCTCCATTTCCAGAACATTGACGCAGCAGTTCAATTCCACTTCCATGATTGAAATCGTTCCGGCTTCAAATATTGCCGAAGGACAGGAAAAAATGTATCAGGGGGAAGTTCAGGGGTATTTTTATATTCAGTCTGGATTCGAGAGAAATATTTTATCGCAGAAACAGGCAAATGTGAATATGGTTCTCAATGCTTCCCGTTTTTTACCTTCCAGCGATTTACTCAGCACTGCGACCAAAGTATGTTTAACGGTTGGAGCAGGAGTGAGGAAAACGTACTTTAACAAACAGGGAATGGGAAAAGACGAATCCATGAAAATGACCAATCCCATCAATATGGATTACCGTCCGCTTTACAATGCGAGTATGACATATGGAGGGTTTCTGTTGCCCGGTTTATTGGCGATTATTCTTCAGCAGACACTTCTGATTGGCGTTGCGGCCGCTTTTACTTCAGAAAGGGAAGAAAATAAACTGCTGAATCTTTATGAAGTTTCGAAACAAAGCATTTCTAAAATGATTTTTGGGAAAAGCATTCTTTACTTTTTTGCTTTTATGATTTTCGGATTGTTTTTCGCTGTAGTGAATTTCTCTGTTTTCGGAGTTGAAATTCGCGGAAACGCCATTGATCTTGCGGTAATTTTTGCGTTATTTATTTCCACAATTATTGTTTTCGGAATGCTGATCGGAAGCTTTTTTAAGACCAAACTGTTTGCATTTCAGGTTCTTGTATTTTCCTCGTACCCGATATTTCTGATTACGGGATATTCTATGCCGTATCAGGCGCTGCCGAAATTTGTTCAGTTTTTGTCTGATGCTTTGCCGACATCGCCGTTTTTAAAGACCTTTATTTCTATTGTACAATCCGGAGGTTCGCTGTCAGACAATCTTCCGTCGGTCATTCATCTTATTATTTTATGGATCATTTTTGAAGGTCTTCTGATTCTGAGAATAAAATATTTAGTCAGTTCATCAATAACAGAAAATAAAAATCGAGAGTAA
- a CDS encoding BlaI/MecI/CopY family transcriptional regulator: MKIQTLTKAEEQVMQYLWKLEKGFLKDVLDLFPEPKPHTNTVSTILKVLKEKEFVDYNVYGRQHEYFPLVSKEQYSGKTIKSLVKNYFKGSYKSAVSFLVEKNEMTVEDLEMLLNELKKKN; encoded by the coding sequence ATGAAAATTCAGACTTTAACAAAAGCAGAAGAACAGGTGATGCAGTATTTATGGAAACTGGAAAAAGGATTTCTGAAAGACGTTCTTGATCTTTTCCCTGAACCGAAACCTCACACCAATACCGTTTCTACCATTTTAAAAGTACTGAAAGAAAAAGAATTTGTAGACTATAATGTATACGGAAGACAGCATGAGTATTTTCCGTTGGTTTCTAAGGAGCAGTATTCCGGAAAAACCATTAAAAGTCTGGTGAAAAATTATTTCAAAGGATCTTACAAAAGTGCCGTTTCTTTTCTGGTCGAAAAAAATGAAATGACGGTGGAAGATCTTGAGATGCTGTTAAACGAACTTAAAAAGAAAAACTAG
- a CDS encoding M56 family metallopeptidase, translating to METVLLYFGKVILCSGVTFLYYQLSLKDKTFHHYNRFYLLSAMLISLLLPLIKVEDFTIEVSNDLYKLIDQVQNFNTIKNSNNDYIYFRIIFSALGLFSFYFLGRFVYGIFRIQKLKSQFQKESFDGINFYHTNLSEAPFSYFKNLFWKNSITLNSDLGKQILKHEMVHIEQKHSFDKIFIEIITSVFWFNPFFHLIKKEISLIHEYLADKKAVKQSDTKAFAQMLLASHFSGNQLPATSPFLSSNLKKRLKMLQKPKTKFGYARRIFALPVVFSVAFAYLVNAKNQEIKATNIEIEKAVSQIKKGDKIVIKKDTITPDSKDRIVVTPKVYKKSEDDKKIADLSKKIQEKSQNLKSLKPESDEYNKNLEEIGKLSGEIGKIASSKDFLKSAMVIRMDGKDVNINDYFKSKEWKDQMKDLEELNIEIPDIPEMSFEFSDAPPSPPNAPKAPNAPKVKVYSFRDSRDMKWSPEFENSFNFSEPKVKESAAMAKKRAKLEKERAKLEEKRAKLEGERAKLEAERRALDGNRKVYIYGNTFRGFPDEKVFRIHADNIKIDNKNQSVVASGIKNLNGAGDMKIYINGKESTNEEMQALDSKTIKRMDVNKRNVDGKMQGEIRIQTK from the coding sequence ATGGAAACTGTACTTCTCTATTTCGGAAAAGTTATTTTATGTTCCGGTGTAACGTTTCTGTATTATCAGTTGTCTTTAAAAGACAAGACGTTTCATCACTACAACAGATTTTATCTTTTGTCTGCGATGCTCATTTCTTTATTGCTTCCTTTAATAAAGGTCGAAGACTTTACCATTGAAGTAAGCAATGATTTGTATAAGTTGATAGATCAGGTACAGAATTTTAATACAATTAAAAACTCAAACAATGATTACATTTATTTTAGAATTATTTTTTCGGCTTTGGGACTTTTTTCTTTCTATTTTTTAGGAAGATTCGTCTACGGGATTTTCAGAATCCAAAAGCTTAAAAGTCAGTTTCAGAAAGAAAGTTTCGACGGTATTAATTTTTACCATACAAACTTATCCGAAGCTCCTTTTTCTTACTTTAAAAATCTTTTCTGGAAGAATTCCATCACGCTGAATTCTGATCTCGGGAAACAGATTTTGAAGCACGAAATGGTGCATATTGAACAGAAACACTCCTTCGATAAAATTTTTATTGAGATTATTACCTCTGTTTTCTGGTTCAATCCTTTTTTTCATCTTATCAAAAAAGAAATTAGTTTAATTCACGAATATCTGGCTGATAAAAAAGCCGTAAAACAATCGGACACGAAAGCATTTGCGCAGATGCTTTTAGCAAGCCACTTTTCCGGAAACCAGTTGCCTGCAACCAGTCCGTTTCTTAGTTCAAATCTAAAAAAACGATTAAAAATGTTACAAAAACCTAAAACCAAATTCGGGTATGCGCGTAGAATTTTTGCATTGCCGGTAGTATTTTCTGTTGCGTTTGCCTATTTAGTAAATGCCAAAAACCAAGAAATTAAAGCAACAAATATAGAAATTGAGAAAGCGGTTTCTCAGATTAAAAAAGGAGATAAAATTGTTATTAAAAAAGATACCATTACTCCGGATTCAAAAGATCGAATTGTCGTAACACCAAAAGTGTATAAAAAATCGGAAGACGACAAAAAAATAGCAGATTTAAGCAAAAAGATTCAGGAAAAAAGCCAGAATCTGAAAAGTTTAAAACCTGAAAGTGACGAGTACAATAAAAACCTCGAAGAAATCGGAAAACTATCCGGAGAAATCGGAAAAATTGCAAGTTCAAAAGATTTTCTGAAATCGGCAATGGTGATCCGAATGGACGGAAAAGATGTTAATATCAACGATTATTTTAAATCCAAAGAATGGAAAGATCAAATGAAAGATCTGGAAGAACTTAATATTGAAATTCCTGATATTCCAGAAATGAGTTTTGAATTTTCCGATGCACCTCCAAGTCCGCCCAATGCACCGAAAGCGCCAAACGCGCCAAAAGTAAAAGTATACTCTTTCCGTGATTCCAGAGATATGAAATGGTCGCCGGAATTTGAAAACAGCTTCAATTTTTCCGAACCAAAAGTAAAAGAATCTGCGGCAATGGCTAAAAAAAGAGCGAAACTTGAGAAAGAAAGAGCAAAGCTGGAAGAAAAAAGAGCCAAATTAGAGGGCGAAAGAGCTAAACTGGAAGCAGAACGAAGAGCATTGGACGGAAACAGAAAAGTGTACATTTATGGCAATACTTTCAGAGGTTTTCCGGATGAAAAAGTATTCAGAATCCATGCAGACAATATTAAAATCGATAATAAAAATCAATCTGTTGTTGCTTCGGGCATCAAAAATCTAAACGGAGCGGGAGATATGAAGATCTATATTAACGGAAAAGAATCTACCAATGAAGAAATGCAGGCTCTGGATTCTAAAACCATTAAAAGAATGGATGTAAACAAAAGAAATGTAGACGGAAAGATGCAGGGTGAAATCCGAATTCAGACTAAATAA